The Mastacembelus armatus chromosome 9, fMasArm1.2, whole genome shotgun sequence genome contains a region encoding:
- the angptl2b gene encoding angiopoietin-related protein 2b: MEPPSVVLLGFLLVYGLACGVQQIDGSLLNSSPTRETTQQFESSEDGPEREFLYAGRSKRAPADQQQDKCSYTFIVPQQKVTGAICVNSKEPDAMLENRVNKQELELLNVELQKQKRQIETLQQLVEVDGGIVNEVKLLRKESRNMNSRVTQLYMQLLHEIIRKRDNALELAQMENKILNQTSEMQQLTSRYKDLEHKYQHLASLATNQSVLIALLEEQCQSRPPPRQPVPVPQPRPQPPPPSPPLNKPPVLPRNNNPISNEIQSDQKSLPPILPTMPTATHSPSTTDKPSGPFRDCLQALEDGHTASGMFLVKPENANRLMQVWCDQRHDPGGWTVIQRRMDGSVNFFRNWETYKQGFGNIDGEYWLGLENIYWLTNQGNYKLLVTLEDWSGRKVFAEYASFRVEPEADFYKLRVGRYHGNAGDSLTWHNGKQFTTLDRDHDVYTGNCAHYQKGGWWYNSCAHSNLNGVWYRGGHYRSRYQDGVYWAEFRGGAYSLKKVVMMIRPNPNTFH; this comes from the exons ATGGAGCCCCCTTCAGTGGTGCTGCTGGGGTTCCTACTGGTGTATGGACTAGCCTGTGGTGTCCAGCAGATTGATGGGAGTCTACTGAACAGCAGCCCTACCAGGGAAACGACCCAGCAATTTGAGAGTAGTGAGGATGGTCCAGAAAGAGAGTTTCTCTATGCTGGAAGGAGCAAACGTGCTCCAGCTGACCAGCAGCAGGACAAGTGCTCCTATACTTTTATTGTGCCTCAACAAAAAGTAACTGGAGCCATCTGTGTCAACTCCAAGGAACCAGACGCGATGTTGGAGAATCGAGTCAACAAACAAGAGTTAGAGCTACTAAATGTCgagctacagaaacaaaagaggCAGATTGAGACCCTGCAGCAATTAGTAGAGGTGGACGGAGGTATTGTCAATGAGGTCAAGCTCCTGAGGAAGGAGAGCCGAAACATGAACTCCAGAGTCACTCAGCTGTATATGCAGCTGCTCCATGAGATAATCAGGAAGAGAGACAATGCCCTAGAACTGGCTCAGATGGAGAACAAGATCCTGAACCAAACCTCTGAGATGCAACAGCTCACCAGTCGATACAAAGATCTCGAGCACAAGTACCAGCACTTGGCTTCTCTGGCTACTAATCAATCAGTTCTTATTGCCCTGTTGGAGGAGCAGTGCCAGAGTCGACCGCCCCCTCGTCAGCCTGTGCCTGTACCCCAGCCACGGCCTCAGCCACctccaccatcaccacctcTCAACAAGCCACCTGTCCTTCCACGAAATAACAACCCAATCAGCAACGAGATCCAGAGCGACCAAAAATCTCTTCCCCCTATTCTACCAACGATGCCCACTGCCACACACAGCCCCTCCACCACTGACAAACCATCTG GACCATTTAGGGATTGCCTCCAGGCTCTGGAAGATGGCCATACTGCCAGTGGCATGTTCCTGGTCAAGCCAGAGAATGCCAATCGGCTCATGCAGGTGTGGTGTGACCAGAGACATGACCCAGGTGGCTGGACAGTGATCCAGAGGAGGATGGACGGGTCTGTCAACTTTTTCAGGAACTGGGAGACATACAAG CAAGGTTTTGGCAATATTGACGGCGAGTACTGGCTGGGTCTGGAGAACATCTATTGGCTGACCAACCAGGGGAACTACAAACTGCTGGTCACGCTGGAGGACTGGTCTGGCAGAAAGGTGTTTGCAGAGTATGCCAGTTTTAGAGTGGAGCCTGAAGCTGATTTCTACAAATTAAGGGTGGGCCGTTACCACGGCAATGCGGGAGACTCCCTCACCTGGCACAATGGCAAACAGTTCACAACACTGGACAGAGACCATGACGTAtatacag GTAATTGTGCCCACTACCAGAAAGGAGGCTGGTGGTACAACTCTTGTGCTCATTCAAATTTGAATGGAGTTTGGTACAGAGGAGGACACTATCGCAGTCGCTACCAAGATGGAGTCTACTGGGCAGAATTTAGAGGAGGAGCCTATTCTCTAAAGAAAGTCGTCATGATGATCCGTCCAAACCCAAATACCTTCCACTAA